A DNA window from Castanea sativa cultivar Marrone di Chiusa Pesio chromosome 7, ASM4071231v1 contains the following coding sequences:
- the LOC142643690 gene encoding F-box/kelch-repeat protein At3g23880-like codes for MSQTSEPLPPPPPPQILLQKKDYLPDDIVLNILANLPVKSVLRFRCVSKTWDSSITTPDFISTHLDLNLNNNNNNNLAYLISIRSNTTIRSFIGGYDHTFNRISEYPIPSGLPLSRAYSACNGLVCLTQYESFFADIHLWNPSIRKFKRLPDSSLPQYYCISTGFAYDSKTNDYKVVKISQKRSPDNHWVEHGAEVYTLSSNSWRRVEMSLTNNTVGLIKNQTSIFVSGALHWLRRVIEAQGIRYMIWSFDVNNDKFGEIALPDGQLLPQGLIAIPRCLMVFKGKLAFITRGFYRINDINEDEYRDFMRSHSLNSCFIWRMGEYGVHESWSKLFFVQFDKAVDFLGCTSRGELLVKRYPGKAVVSLDLETLHEKDLRFGHVPQILTTFMESLVLLDGATDLSG; via the coding sequence GaacctcttcctcctcctcctcctcctcagaTCCTCTTACAAAAGAAGGATTATCTCCCAGACGACATCGTACTCAACATCTTGGCAAACCTACCTGTCAAATCAGTCCTAAGATTCAGGTGTGTTTCAAAAACCTGGGATTCCTCAATCACCACTCCTGATTTCATCTCCACCCACCTTGATCTTAatcttaacaacaacaacaacaacaacttagCTTATCTCATAAGCATTCGTTCTAACACTACCATCCGAAGCTTTATCGGTGGTTACGACCACACATTTAATAGGATTTCCGAGTACCCAATTCCCTCTGGTCTTCCTTTATCTCGTGCCTACTCAGCATGCAATGGCCTGGTGTGTCTCACTCAATATGAAAGTTTTTTCGCTGATATACATTTGTGGAACCCCAGCATTAGAAAGTTTAAGAGGTTGCCTGATTCTTCCTTACCTCAATATTATTGTATTTCTACTGGATTTGCTTATGATTCCAAGACCAATGACTACAAGGTTGTCAAGATCTCTCAAAAGCGTTCACCCGACAACCATTGGGTTGAGCATGGCGCGGAGGTTTATACATTGAGCTCCAACTCTTGGAGAAGGGTTGAAATGTCATTGACAAACAATACGGTGGGCCTTATCAAGAATCAGACTTCCATATTTGTTAGTGGGGCTTTGCATTGGTTGAGACGGGTTATAGAAGCTCAAGGGATTCGTTACATGATTTGGTCATTTGATGTCAATAATGATAAATTTGGAGAGATAGCACTCCCTGATGGACAACTGCTACCACAAGGTCTAATTGCAATACCAAGATGTCTGATGGTGTTCAAGGGGAAACTAGCCTTCATTACAAGGGGTTTCTACCGAATCAATGACATCAACGAAGACGAATACAGAGACTTTATGAGGTCGCATTCATTAAATTCATGCTTCATATGGAGGATGGGGGAGTATGGTGTACATGAATCATGgagtaaacttttttttgtgcAGTTTGACAAGGCTGTAGATTTCCTTGGTTGCACCAGTCGCGGTGAACTGCTAGTTAAAAGGTATCCAGGCAAGGCGGTTGTTTCGCTTGACCTTGAAACTTTACATGAGAAAGATCTTCGTTTCGGGCATGTTCCACAAATACTTACTACTTT